The Antarcticibacterium sp. 1MA-6-2 genome has a window encoding:
- a CDS encoding sialidase family protein, with product MRISYDEGKTWSEGKTIYPGGAAYSDLTILANGEIGVFFEADDYSRNLFTSFSLEWLTDGQDELKQQDRKE from the coding sequence GTGCGTATAAGTTACGATGAAGGTAAAACCTGGAGTGAGGGAAAGACAATTTATCCGGGAGGAGCAGCTTATTCAGATCTTACAATTTTAGCCAATGGAGAGATAGGCGTTTTTTTTGAAGCCGATGATTACTCCAGAAATTTATTCACCAGTTTTTCTCTTGAATGGCTAACCGATGGGCAGGATGAATTAAAGCAACAGGATCGAAAGGAATAA
- a CDS encoding arylsulfatase, with translation MADDLGIGDIGVYGQEIIKTPVIDQLASEGMKFDNFYAGSTVCAPSRAALLTGQHTGTTEVRGNGEFPLSANKKILPEILKEIGYTNAMFGKWGLGLKGTTGSPETRGWDQFMGHLHHVDAHFQKPDSLDVIRNGKLVKENIEKGSFANDLFTEAAVNFIREQPVDQPFFLYLSFTVPHAELLVPPRYLKKHLNSKGESIYKPERAHPEGMHYGSQQHPKAAYAALVESVDDYVSWVLDVLEEKGLEENTIVIFTSDNGTHVEGGRRLEDVEFFKSSGKYKGIKRDLYTSGIKEPFIIKWPSKIASGTVSYHQAAFWDIYPTLAEITKTSYTEENIDGLSFLPTLLKKGTQPEHKYLYWEFHESGGKQAVLQGNWKAVRLGVNENRNAPIELYNLSEDPKESNNLAEKYPEKAAEMTLLLDKVRVPNANFNF, from the coding sequence ATGGCTGATGATCTTGGAATTGGCGATATAGGAGTATATGGACAGGAGATCATTAAAACTCCCGTAATAGACCAATTGGCAAGTGAGGGAATGAAATTTGATAATTTCTATGCCGGAAGTACGGTTTGTGCACCTTCCCGTGCTGCTCTGTTAACAGGACAACATACCGGGACCACGGAAGTTCGTGGGAACGGGGAATTTCCTCTTTCTGCAAATAAAAAAATCCTCCCCGAAATTTTAAAGGAAATAGGATATACTAATGCTATGTTTGGGAAATGGGGATTAGGGTTAAAAGGAACCACAGGCTCTCCTGAAACTCGTGGCTGGGACCAATTTATGGGACACCTGCATCACGTAGACGCTCATTTTCAAAAACCCGATTCGCTGGATGTAATTAGAAATGGAAAGCTTGTAAAGGAAAATATCGAAAAAGGCTCTTTTGCCAATGATCTTTTTACAGAAGCTGCAGTAAATTTCATTAGAGAGCAGCCAGTTGATCAGCCTTTCTTTCTTTATCTGTCTTTTACCGTACCTCACGCTGAACTTTTGGTGCCACCTCGTTATCTCAAAAAGCATCTTAATTCTAAGGGTGAAAGCATATACAAACCTGAAAGAGCTCATCCTGAAGGTATGCATTATGGTTCCCAGCAGCATCCAAAAGCAGCTTATGCTGCACTTGTGGAAAGTGTTGATGATTATGTGAGCTGGGTTTTGGATGTTCTTGAAGAAAAAGGACTGGAGGAAAATACCATAGTAATTTTCACCAGTGATAATGGAACTCACGTAGAGGGAGGAAGACGGCTGGAAGATGTAGAATTTTTTAAAAGCAGTGGTAAATATAAAGGCATTAAAAGAGATCTCTATACTAGTGGTATCAAAGAACCTTTTATAATAAAATGGCCCTCGAAAATAGCTTCCGGGACTGTTTCGTATCATCAGGCGGCATTTTGGGATATTTACCCCACCTTGGCGGAAATAACAAAAACTTCTTATACGGAAGAAAATATCGATGGACTCTCTTTTCTTCCCACGCTGTTGAAAAAGGGAACACAACCGGAACATAAATATTTGTATTGGGAGTTTCACGAATCTGGAGGAAAACAAGCAGTTCTTCAGGGAAACTGGAAGGCGGTTCGGTTAGGAGTAAATGAAAACAGGAATGCACCAATTGAACTATACAACCTTAGCGAAGATCCTAAAGAAAGCAATAATTTGGCTGAAAAATATCCTGAAAAAGCAGCAGAAATGACACTCCTTCTGGATAAGGTTCGGGTACCAAATGCTAACTTTAATTTTTGA
- a CDS encoding exo-alpha-sialidase, whose translation MKNYFLLITFSALFISCNEKKSEKPEIAQERNEKNNKDLVFKDLFNAQQNDEIACYRIPSLITAPNGDLIAAIDERVPSCADLRGSRDINIVQRRSTDGGKTWSDIETVVDFPLGESASDPSMIVDEETKEIFLFYNFMNLDSEKDVYYLQFVKSADNGKTWTELMDITQQISKPEWHKDFKFITSGRGIQTSTSRLLHTLVNLDSGLHLFGSDDHGKTWFFIDTPIKPADESKVIELSDGRYMINSRVNTGEGHRYVHISEDEGKTWETNPASELTDPGNNASIIRYTAKEDGYEKDLSCCFRIPIVPMQERT comes from the coding sequence ATGAAGAATTATTTTTTATTAATTACGTTCAGTGCTCTTTTTATAAGTTGCAATGAAAAGAAGAGTGAAAAACCTGAAATTGCCCAGGAGAGAAATGAAAAGAATAATAAAGATCTTGTTTTTAAGGATTTATTCAACGCGCAACAAAATGACGAAATTGCCTGTTACAGGATCCCGTCCCTAATAACTGCTCCAAATGGAGATCTTATAGCAGCTATTGATGAACGGGTGCCTTCTTGTGCAGATTTAAGGGGTAGTAGAGATATTAATATTGTACAACGTAGAAGTACAGATGGAGGAAAAACCTGGAGCGATATTGAAACAGTTGTAGATTTTCCCTTAGGCGAGTCAGCTTCAGATCCTTCGATGATAGTAGATGAAGAAACTAAAGAAATATTTTTATTCTACAATTTTATGAATCTCGACAGTGAAAAAGATGTGTATTACCTCCAGTTTGTCAAGAGTGCTGATAATGGTAAAACCTGGACCGAGCTTATGGATATTACACAGCAAATCTCTAAACCAGAGTGGCACAAAGATTTTAAATTTATTACATCTGGTCGGGGAATTCAAACAAGTACCAGCAGGCTTCTACACACTTTGGTAAATCTTGATAGTGGTCTTCATTTGTTTGGTAGTGATGATCACGGTAAAACCTGGTTTTTCATTGATACTCCAATAAAGCCTGCAGATGAGTCTAAGGTGATTGAGTTAAGTGATGGCAGGTATATGATAAACTCACGCGTAAATACTGGGGAAGGGCATCGTTATGTTCATATTTCTGAAGATGAAGGAAAAACCTGGGAAACCAATCCGGCTTCTGAATTAACCGATCCTGGAAATAATGCAAGCATAATTAGATATACAGCCAAAGAAGATGGCTATGAAAAAGACCTTAGTTGTTGTTTTCGAATTCCAATAGTGCCGATGCAAGAAAGAACCTGA
- a CDS encoding DUF1080 domain-containing protein: MIRIQYVLLLVMGLTFISCGSQVTNQDESNWQRLFNGKDLEDWVVKIHHHEVGDNYADTFRVQDGIIQVNYDGYDNFNERYGHLFYKQPFSSFHLKFEYRFTDQWMKDAPGYTYRNSGVMFHSQDPNTILKEQDWPISVEYQMLADADGNARPTGNMCSPGTDVVYEGKIDPRHCINSSSQTYLWNEWVSAEIIVKDSLVIHKVNGTTVLQYTSPQIGGGVVNRHDPKLKVDGKVLNQGYIGLQAEGQGVEFREIMIKQLD; encoded by the coding sequence ATGATTAGAATACAATATGTCCTGCTGTTAGTTATGGGTTTAACCTTTATTTCCTGCGGGTCGCAAGTTACAAACCAGGATGAATCAAATTGGCAAAGGCTTTTCAACGGAAAAGATCTGGAGGATTGGGTAGTAAAAATTCATCACCACGAAGTAGGTGATAATTATGCTGATACCTTTAGAGTCCAAGACGGAATAATCCAGGTCAATTATGATGGATATGATAATTTTAATGAGCGGTACGGACATTTATTTTACAAACAACCCTTTTCCTCTTTTCATTTAAAATTTGAATACAGGTTTACAGATCAATGGATGAAAGATGCTCCCGGATATACATACAGGAACAGTGGTGTAATGTTTCATTCCCAGGACCCTAACACTATTTTAAAAGAGCAGGACTGGCCAATTTCGGTGGAATATCAAATGTTGGCAGATGCCGACGGAAATGCGAGGCCTACGGGTAATATGTGCTCCCCGGGGACAGATGTGGTGTATGAGGGAAAAATAGATCCCCGGCACTGTATAAATTCTTCTTCTCAAACCTATTTGTGGAACGAATGGGTGAGTGCAGAAATAATTGTAAAAGATTCCCTGGTGATCCACAAGGTGAATGGAACAACCGTGTTGCAATATACCAGTCCCCAAATAGGAGGAGGAGTAGTCAATAGACATGATCCAAAACTTAAAGTTGACGGAAAAGTTTTAAACCAGGGATATATTGGTCTTCAGGCAGAAGGCCAGGGAGTGGAATTCCGGGAGATAATGATAAAACAACTCGATTAA
- a CDS encoding SusC/RagA family TonB-linked outer membrane protein gives MKSYFTFLFLLFGATSYAQEMEVSGVVTGEDGIALPGVNVILQGTTQGVQTDFDGAYTISASEGDILVFSFIGFQTKSIAVGEDPEINVILQEDISTLNEVVVTGYTTQLRSNMATSVSKLDTKVLESAPRSNPATALQGTIAGLKVSQNTGQPGSTPSITLRGGTNFGGGGSPLVLIDGVPGSFYALNSDDIESMEVLKDAASTAIYGARAANGVILITTKSGQAGKTNINYRHRYTVNERRETKNYLGAEDFIRYNRLGIQNTQRVLGAGAFNNFLTGPQAMGTGNNTTTSPFTTMVLTDDNRYLLDSEGWQTMIDPLDPATTLIFQENEMSDLFFQDSFSKDHSLSFDGGNEDGTFYLGLGYLDDQGLVLGSGFERYSGTFNASYNITDNFKVSSNIIYAHSSISGTYLDNDYFVFQRAAGQPPTSRIYNNNPDGSLSDIPNPGTNLSFGNPLYYKDKLVRENLEQRLTSSVQFDWQFAKNFNFMLRGSHFTVNNSNENFNRAYIDGGNLNTSRAASVSHARTLRNQLTSIVSYNNTFAEKHNLSALLGGEYFKEDFFNSSAGTRLSPTDLIPTLNAGAEANGVPYSFNDFYTIASVFGQVNYDYDNRYLIGLTFRRDGTSRLGNNKYDFFPGISFGWNIHNESFYETSGISDYISRLKPRISYGVNGNIDVLSNFGVFGVYGETGVYDTKTGYANTGLPTLDLKWERATTSNFGLDIGLFKNRVNILADYYVRDVEDKLSNLTLPLWTGFGSILINNGVLRNKGFELELDARIISTENWNWSVGGTYFTQRNYAHSLPDNGVENNRQGGLEIYDPQTGETQYVGGLQEGQRVGTDIVVAYVQEGVYQTEADLQEYQGRTVAFATNPNLQQLGDSRWKDRNGDNIIDYRDREVLGRITPDFFGGFTSDLTWRNFNLFVKTDFAMGHLILNNTRVRGMSQVQGNQNWTTELLETWTPENSNSNVPRFDFTDPQRNHLSHPYGGQYNSSSRYWEKGDYLALREVTLSYNLTGETLGEYFQNIRVYATGGNLAYFNDYTSNSPENGGIDDGRYPLPRTLTLGVNFTF, from the coding sequence TTGAAAAGCTATTTCACATTCCTTTTCTTACTTTTTGGGGCTACCTCTTATGCTCAGGAAATGGAAGTGTCGGGCGTGGTAACAGGTGAAGATGGGATTGCATTGCCGGGAGTAAACGTAATTTTACAGGGAACAACCCAGGGAGTGCAAACAGATTTTGATGGTGCCTACACTATATCTGCAAGTGAGGGGGATATACTTGTATTCAGCTTTATTGGTTTTCAAACTAAATCGATTGCGGTTGGAGAAGATCCTGAGATCAACGTAATATTACAGGAGGATATTTCTACTCTTAATGAGGTTGTGGTTACTGGATATACTACGCAGTTGCGTAGCAATATGGCAACATCAGTATCAAAATTAGATACCAAAGTTCTTGAAAGTGCGCCAAGATCCAATCCAGCTACGGCTTTACAGGGAACTATAGCGGGATTAAAAGTATCTCAAAATACGGGTCAGCCGGGAAGCACACCTTCTATTACTCTTCGGGGAGGAACAAATTTTGGCGGTGGAGGAAGTCCGCTGGTTCTTATTGATGGAGTGCCGGGATCATTTTATGCTCTGAATTCAGATGATATAGAATCCATGGAGGTATTAAAAGATGCAGCCTCTACAGCTATTTATGGTGCCAGGGCAGCAAATGGAGTGATTTTAATTACTACCAAGAGTGGACAGGCAGGTAAAACCAATATAAATTATCGGCACCGTTACACTGTGAACGAAAGAAGGGAAACCAAAAATTATCTGGGAGCTGAAGATTTTATCCGTTACAACAGGTTAGGGATACAAAACACACAAAGGGTATTGGGAGCAGGTGCCTTTAATAATTTCCTAACAGGACCTCAGGCAATGGGTACTGGTAATAATACAACCACTTCTCCTTTTACAACCATGGTGTTGACAGATGATAACAGATATTTGCTCGATAGTGAGGGTTGGCAAACAATGATTGATCCTCTCGATCCTGCTACCACTTTAATTTTTCAGGAGAACGAAATGAGTGACCTGTTCTTTCAGGATAGCTTTTCCAAGGATCATAGTTTATCATTTGATGGTGGTAACGAAGACGGCACTTTTTATTTAGGACTTGGATATCTTGATGACCAGGGGCTGGTTTTAGGTTCTGGTTTTGAAAGATATTCCGGTACGTTCAACGCCTCCTATAATATTACCGATAATTTTAAAGTTTCTTCAAACATAATCTATGCGCACTCCAGTATTTCAGGAACTTATTTAGACAATGATTATTTCGTGTTCCAACGTGCGGCAGGACAGCCTCCCACATCAAGAATTTATAATAATAATCCTGACGGAAGTCTTTCGGATATTCCAAACCCAGGGACAAATCTATCATTTGGTAATCCTCTTTATTACAAGGATAAACTAGTAAGAGAAAATTTGGAGCAAAGACTTACCTCTTCTGTCCAGTTCGACTGGCAGTTTGCAAAAAACTTTAATTTTATGTTGAGGGGTTCTCACTTCACCGTTAATAACTCCAACGAAAATTTTAATAGAGCTTATATAGATGGAGGGAATCTCAATACTTCCAGAGCAGCCTCTGTTAGTCACGCGCGCACCCTTAGAAATCAGCTAACTTCAATCGTTAGCTATAATAATACCTTTGCTGAAAAGCACAATTTGAGCGCTCTTTTAGGAGGTGAGTATTTTAAGGAAGATTTTTTTAATTCATCTGCAGGTACGCGTCTTTCCCCAACAGATTTAATTCCTACGTTAAACGCTGGTGCCGAGGCTAACGGTGTACCTTATTCTTTTAATGACTTTTACACTATAGCTTCGGTTTTTGGACAGGTGAATTATGATTATGACAACAGATATTTAATTGGACTGACTTTTAGAAGAGATGGAACTTCCAGGCTGGGAAACAATAAATATGATTTTTTCCCCGGAATTTCCTTTGGATGGAATATCCATAACGAGAGCTTTTATGAAACATCCGGCATTTCTGACTACATAAGTCGTTTAAAACCTAGAATAAGTTATGGAGTTAATGGAAACATTGACGTCTTAAGTAATTTTGGAGTTTTTGGAGTTTATGGTGAAACTGGAGTATACGATACTAAAACCGGGTATGCTAATACAGGATTGCCTACCCTGGATCTTAAATGGGAACGCGCAACTACTTCTAATTTTGGGCTGGACATAGGACTATTTAAAAATAGAGTTAACATTTTGGCCGATTATTATGTGCGGGATGTAGAGGACAAATTATCAAATTTAACTTTACCTCTATGGACAGGATTTGGATCTATTCTTATTAATAATGGAGTTCTAAGAAACAAAGGTTTTGAACTGGAACTCGATGCAAGGATTATAAGCACGGAGAACTGGAACTGGAGTGTGGGAGGTACTTATTTTACTCAAAGGAACTATGCTCATTCCCTTCCTGATAATGGTGTTGAGAATAATAGACAGGGGGGACTTGAAATTTATGATCCTCAAACCGGAGAAACTCAGTATGTGGGAGGGCTTCAGGAAGGACAAAGAGTGGGAACAGATATCGTAGTGGCCTATGTCCAGGAAGGAGTTTATCAAACTGAGGCAGACCTCCAGGAATATCAGGGGAGAACAGTGGCTTTTGCAACTAACCCAAACCTGCAGCAGCTAGGGGATTCCAGATGGAAAGACCGAAATGGCGACAATATAATTGACTATCGCGATAGAGAAGTTCTTGGAAGGATTACTCCTGATTTCTTTGGAGGATTTACATCAGATCTAACCTGGCGTAATTTCAACCTGTTCGTCAAAACTGACTTTGCAATGGGACACCTTATCCTGAACAACACCCGGGTTAGAGGAATGAGCCAGGTGCAGGGGAATCAAAACTGGACCACGGAACTTCTTGAAACCTGGACGCCGGAAAATTCCAATAGCAATGTTCCAAGGTTTGACTTTACCGATCCACAAAGGAATCATCTTAGCCATCCTTACGGGGGGCAATACAATAGTAGTTCCCGGTACTGGGAAAAAGGCGATTACCTCGCATTAAGGGAAGTGACATTAAGTTATAACCTTACAGGTGAAACTCTGGGAGAATATTTCCAAAATATCAGGGTCTATGCCACTGGTGGAAATTTGGCCTATTTCAATGATTATACCAGTAATTCGCCCGAAAATGGAGGGATTGATGATGGAAGATATCCGCTTCCAAGGACCTTAACCCTTGGCGTAAACTTTACCTTTTAA
- a CDS encoding RagB/SusD family nutrient uptake outer membrane protein, translating into MKKYKFIFLLLIVAFTGSCDNELDLKPESILTYNGFWDTEEAARAAHVGLYASFRGYHFTLWGLGEVRSDIWGGPTVESPSSLDLINQNISSTNVPYANWANFYVLIHRINDFLYNIENVGFIEETEKQHMIGQVYGMRAYVYYTMLKTWGGVPITTEPLLNVNPGELARKRASKEEVMSLIKSDIENSLTAFGENNSFWNGKKTYWSKAATLTLKGDTYIWSGNLLGGGTTDFTEAKIALQEVQDMGFSLVEDYDALWGEENENNQEFIFKFDYTQDQAGNFYSGQFTGRSTEINALYDKDGNSMADFITNGGNRYGPTSEILNELEDPLDDRGNATFITLFDADGNYVTSVLNKFLGSTEAW; encoded by the coding sequence ATGAAAAAATATAAATTTATTTTCTTGCTGTTGATAGTTGCATTTACAGGTTCCTGTGATAACGAACTGGATCTTAAGCCTGAGAGTATTCTTACCTATAATGGTTTTTGGGATACAGAAGAAGCTGCAAGAGCAGCCCACGTGGGCTTGTATGCCAGCTTCAGGGGATATCACTTTACCCTGTGGGGCCTTGGAGAAGTAAGATCTGACATATGGGGAGGTCCTACTGTGGAATCTCCATCCAGTCTGGACTTAATTAATCAAAATATCAGTTCCACTAATGTGCCTTATGCAAACTGGGCAAATTTTTATGTCCTAATCCATAGAATTAACGATTTTCTTTACAATATTGAAAACGTAGGATTTATTGAGGAAACAGAAAAGCAGCATATGATTGGCCAGGTATATGGAATGCGGGCCTACGTGTATTATACCATGTTAAAAACATGGGGAGGCGTTCCAATTACCACCGAGCCTTTGCTCAATGTAAATCCAGGTGAATTAGCCAGGAAAAGAGCTTCTAAAGAAGAGGTCATGTCCCTGATCAAATCTGATATTGAGAATTCTCTTACTGCGTTTGGTGAAAACAACAGTTTCTGGAACGGAAAGAAAACCTATTGGTCTAAAGCTGCGACCCTTACTTTAAAAGGGGATACTTATATTTGGTCTGGAAATCTTTTGGGCGGTGGTACTACCGATTTCACAGAGGCTAAAATTGCGCTTCAGGAAGTGCAGGATATGGGCTTTAGTCTTGTAGAGGATTATGATGCGCTTTGGGGTGAGGAAAATGAAAACAATCAGGAGTTTATCTTCAAATTTGATTATACCCAGGATCAGGCTGGGAACTTTTATAGTGGACAGTTCACGGGCAGGTCTACCGAGATAAATGCCCTGTATGATAAAGACGGCAACTCAATGGCAGATTTTATAACAAACGGTGGGAATCGTTATGGCCCTACTTCTGAAATTTTAAATGAATTAGAAGACCCTCTTGATGATCGGGGTAATGCCACATTTATTACCTTATTTGACGCCGATGGCAATTATGTAACCTCTGTTTTGAACAAGTTCCTGGGAAGTACCGAGGCTTGGTAG
- a CDS encoding RagB/SusD family nutrient uptake outer membrane protein has product MYRYADVVLLLAEAKNHLGEDPSEEINLIRQRAYGEDYDPAQHAYASGSQTENMNAILEERLKEFIGEGKRWWDLRRAGDDFVFQEIENLDQSTSYKLELPITLDMIANNLLLEQTEGYE; this is encoded by the coding sequence ATTTACAGGTATGCAGATGTAGTATTACTTCTGGCTGAGGCCAAAAATCATTTGGGCGAAGATCCTTCAGAAGAAATAAATCTAATCCGCCAAAGAGCCTATGGAGAGGATTATGACCCGGCACAACATGCTTATGCTTCAGGTTCACAAACTGAAAATATGAATGCTATTCTTGAGGAAAGGCTAAAGGAATTTATAGGAGAAGGAAAGCGTTGGTGGGATCTTCGACGTGCAGGGGATGATTTTGTTTTTCAGGAAATTGAAAATCTGGACCAATCCACAAGTTATAAACTTGAACTCCCTATTACGCTGGATATGATAGCAAATAATCTATTATTAGAACAAACTGAAGGTTACGAATAA